In Phyllobacterium zundukense, one DNA window encodes the following:
- a CDS encoding bifunctional 5-dehydro-2-deoxygluconokinase/5-dehydro-2-deoxyphosphogluconate aldolase — MKTLDVITIGRSSVDLYGIQVGGRLEDMGSFNKYIGGSPTNIACGAARLGLRSGLITKVGDEHMGRFIREQLQREGVDVGGVVTDPERLTALVLLGIRDEETFPLIFYRENCADMTLNEGDIHEKYIASARAVVVTGTHLSNPRTEAAVLKALGFARAHGAKTALDIDYRPNLWGVAGHGDGESRYVASRQVTDKLQSTLHFFDLIVGTEEEFHIAGGTSDTVAALKAVRAVSAATLVCKRGAKGAVAFEGVVPDNLDEGVSGEGFPIEVFNVLGAGDGFFSGLLKGWLDGKDWAIALKHANACGAFAVSRHGCTPAYPSLEELEFFLKRGIQQPDLRNDAELEQIHWSTNRHRNHAEDWPEYRVFAFDHRMQLEQLAGYTLEKGSAFKELCLQAALQVQQGRPGYGILCDNRIGRKALHAASGSGLWIGRPCEWPGSRPLTLEPELGSDYGGLGEWARENVVKVLCFCRPDDDAETRADQEATVKRLFEASRRNGLEFLLEIIPSKVGPVDDQTAAVLIQQFYDIGIFPDWWKLEPMKTQAAWANTISAIEKNDRHTRGIVVLGLDAPEAELAASFEVAAAFPLVKGFAVGRTIFGDVARLWMTGELEDEAAITEMAERYQRLCSIWDQARTVAREKAA; from the coding sequence ATGAAAACACTCGACGTAATCACCATCGGCCGGTCCTCGGTCGACCTCTACGGCATACAGGTTGGCGGACGCCTGGAGGATATGGGCTCGTTCAACAAATATATTGGCGGGTCACCGACCAATATCGCCTGCGGCGCAGCCCGTCTTGGACTGAGGTCCGGCTTGATCACGAAAGTTGGCGACGAACATATGGGCCGCTTCATCCGCGAGCAACTTCAACGCGAAGGCGTCGACGTAGGCGGCGTGGTGACAGATCCGGAGCGGCTGACGGCGCTGGTTCTCCTCGGAATTCGAGATGAGGAAACATTTCCTTTGATTTTCTACCGCGAGAACTGCGCCGATATGACACTCAATGAAGGCGACATCCACGAAAAGTATATAGCGTCTGCTCGCGCCGTGGTCGTCACCGGCACGCATCTCTCCAATCCCCGGACAGAAGCGGCCGTCCTGAAAGCACTTGGGTTCGCGCGTGCGCACGGTGCCAAAACGGCCCTCGACATTGATTACCGGCCGAACCTGTGGGGTGTCGCCGGTCATGGCGACGGGGAAAGCCGCTATGTGGCGAGCCGGCAGGTGACCGATAAACTCCAGTCGACACTCCATTTCTTCGATCTTATCGTCGGTACGGAGGAAGAGTTCCACATTGCCGGCGGCACCTCGGACACCGTGGCAGCGCTGAAGGCCGTCCGTGCGGTTTCCGCGGCGACGCTTGTCTGCAAGCGCGGCGCGAAAGGTGCGGTCGCTTTCGAGGGCGTAGTCCCGGACAATCTTGATGAGGGCGTGTCGGGCGAAGGTTTTCCCATCGAAGTCTTTAATGTCCTCGGGGCAGGGGATGGTTTCTTCTCGGGACTGCTGAAAGGCTGGCTCGATGGCAAGGATTGGGCGATAGCTCTCAAACACGCCAATGCTTGCGGTGCTTTCGCTGTTTCCAGGCATGGCTGTACGCCGGCCTATCCCTCTTTGGAGGAATTGGAGTTCTTCCTGAAACGTGGCATCCAGCAGCCGGATCTGCGCAACGATGCAGAGCTCGAGCAGATCCACTGGTCGACAAACCGCCATCGAAATCACGCAGAAGACTGGCCCGAATATCGGGTCTTCGCCTTCGATCACCGCATGCAGCTTGAGCAATTGGCGGGGTACACGCTCGAAAAGGGTAGCGCCTTCAAGGAACTTTGCCTTCAGGCGGCTTTGCAAGTTCAGCAAGGACGGCCTGGTTACGGTATTCTGTGCGACAACCGGATCGGACGAAAGGCGCTGCACGCGGCGTCGGGGTCCGGCTTGTGGATTGGACGGCCCTGCGAGTGGCCGGGGTCGCGCCCGCTGACTTTGGAGCCGGAACTGGGCAGCGACTATGGTGGCCTTGGCGAGTGGGCGCGAGAAAACGTCGTCAAGGTGCTTTGCTTTTGCCGTCCGGACGACGATGCTGAAACGCGTGCAGACCAGGAAGCAACGGTAAAGCGGTTGTTCGAGGCCTCGCGGCGCAACGGCCTGGAATTCCTCCTGGAGATCATTCCGTCAAAGGTTGGGCCGGTCGACGACCAGACGGCCGCCGTTCTGATCCAGCAATTCTATGACATCGGCATCTTTCCAGACTGGTGGAAGCTTGAGCCGATGAAGACGCAAGCCGCTTGGGCGAACACGATTTCCGCGATTGAAAAAAATGACCGTCACACACGCGGCATCGTGGTGTTGGGGCTGGACGCGCCGGAGGCAGAGCTGGCGGCGAGCTTCGAGGTCGCCGCAGCATTCCCTCTGGTCAAGGGCTTCGCGGTTGGCCGGACAATCTTCGGCGACGTTGCAAGGCTTTGGATGACTGGCGAATTGGAAGACGAGGCAGCCATCACGGAGATGGCGGAGCGCTACCAACGACTATGCTCGATTTGGGATCAGGCACGAACCGTCGCACGGGAGAAGGCAGCATGA
- the iolD gene encoding 3D-(3,5/4)-trihydroxycyclohexane-1,2-dione acylhydrolase (decyclizing) yields MTKTIRLTAAQAMVKWLSVQMTEEGERFIEGVWAIFGHGNVAGIGEALHGIGDALPTWRGQNEQTMAHAAIAYAKTLKRTRAQAITSSIGPGALNMVTACALAHVNRLPVLFIPGDVFANRRPDPVLQQIEDMNDGTVSANDCFRPISAYFDRISRPEHLLICLPRALAVMTDPANCGPATLAFSQDVQAELYDYPEAFFEQKTWRIRRVEPDPRDVADLAAAIRGARKPVIISGGGVIYSRAEAELAAFAEVHNIPFVETQAGKGANGWDHPLNFGSPGVTGSECANALCADADLVIGVGTRFQDFTTGSWALFRNPARRLGSINLAGYDAMKHGALPCVGDAKVTLERLTAALGPFRVPDVNGQRRLDWHAAVDRVTAAPASDGPDNLPTDAQVIGAVQRVATENTVVMCAAGTMPGALQVLWQSVPGGYHMEYGFSCMGYEVAGAMGIKLARPDKEVICFVGDGSYMMANSELATAVSRRVPFTVVLTDNRGYGCINRLQIECGGAEFNNMYKDCNVETQPEIDFVAHAASMGAHAEKVASIAELQVRIVEARNRDVPSVIVIDTDAVPGTGIGGHWWDVAVPQVGGPDRLEHARKRYNENAAHQRPFD; encoded by the coding sequence ATGACGAAGACGATCCGACTGACGGCCGCGCAGGCCATGGTGAAATGGTTGTCGGTACAGATGACCGAAGAGGGCGAACGGTTCATCGAAGGCGTATGGGCAATCTTCGGACACGGCAACGTGGCAGGGATCGGAGAGGCGCTACACGGGATCGGCGATGCGTTGCCGACATGGCGTGGCCAAAACGAGCAAACGATGGCGCACGCGGCAATTGCTTACGCAAAAACGTTAAAGCGCACCCGGGCACAGGCTATCACCTCCTCAATCGGGCCTGGAGCCCTCAACATGGTGACGGCTTGCGCGCTTGCCCATGTGAACCGCCTTCCCGTGTTGTTCATCCCCGGTGACGTATTTGCCAACCGACGACCCGACCCGGTCTTGCAGCAGATCGAAGATATGAATGACGGTACGGTCAGCGCCAACGACTGCTTCAGGCCAATCTCTGCTTATTTTGACCGCATTTCCCGCCCGGAGCATCTTCTCATATGCCTGCCGCGAGCGCTCGCCGTCATGACCGATCCAGCCAATTGTGGTCCAGCAACGCTTGCCTTCAGCCAGGATGTGCAAGCTGAACTTTACGACTACCCGGAAGCGTTCTTTGAACAGAAGACTTGGCGCATCCGGCGCGTGGAGCCAGATCCGCGAGACGTTGCGGACTTGGCCGCTGCGATCCGCGGCGCGCGGAAGCCGGTAATCATTTCCGGGGGCGGCGTCATTTATTCGCGGGCCGAAGCCGAGCTTGCCGCGTTTGCCGAGGTTCATAATATTCCGTTCGTGGAAACCCAGGCAGGCAAGGGCGCGAATGGGTGGGATCACCCGTTGAATTTCGGGTCTCCGGGTGTCACCGGCTCGGAATGCGCCAATGCCCTTTGCGCTGACGCTGACCTCGTCATTGGCGTCGGGACGCGCTTTCAGGATTTCACCACCGGAAGCTGGGCACTTTTCCGCAATCCGGCGCGCCGACTGGGCTCGATCAATCTTGCCGGGTACGACGCAATGAAGCATGGCGCGTTGCCTTGCGTGGGAGATGCCAAAGTCACGCTCGAGCGTTTGACAGCGGCACTTGGTCCGTTTCGTGTCCCCGACGTCAACGGTCAGCGCCGACTTGACTGGCATGCTGCCGTTGACCGGGTGACGGCAGCTCCCGCTTCGGATGGGCCGGACAACCTGCCCACCGACGCGCAGGTGATCGGTGCTGTGCAACGCGTGGCGACCGAAAACACGGTCGTCATGTGTGCTGCAGGCACGATGCCAGGCGCGTTGCAGGTGCTGTGGCAATCGGTGCCAGGCGGGTATCACATGGAGTATGGTTTCTCCTGCATGGGTTACGAAGTCGCCGGCGCCATGGGCATCAAGCTTGCCCGCCCCGACAAGGAAGTCATCTGCTTCGTTGGCGACGGTTCCTATATGATGGCCAATTCGGAACTTGCGACCGCTGTCTCGCGCCGCGTTCCGTTCACCGTCGTGCTGACTGACAATCGCGGCTACGGATGCATCAATCGGCTCCAGATCGAGTGCGGTGGCGCCGAATTCAACAACATGTACAAGGATTGCAATGTCGAGACGCAGCCAGAGATCGACTTTGTTGCACATGCCGCGTCTATGGGAGCGCATGCGGAGAAGGTCGCCTCGATAGCGGAACTGCAAGTCCGGATCGTTGAAGCCCGGAACCGAGATGTTCCCAGCGTGATTGTTATCGACACGGACGCTGTTCCCGGCACAGGCATTGGCGGTCACTGGTGGGATGTCGCAGTGCCCCAGGTTGGAGGACCCGACCGTCTTGAGCACGCACGCAAGCGCTACAACGAAAACGCTGCCCACCAACGACCGTTTGATTGA
- a CDS encoding class I SAM-dependent methyltransferase translates to MVLNCADFYDAELRRHNEVFRAAVRVGRRDRVLDIGCGAGQSTRDAACVAVEGSVLGIDLSPEMLETARRRSGEEGLQNVIFEQGDAQRQAFPSASFDLCISRFGVMFFADPAAAFANIGRAMRPGARLVWMVWQSQDRNEWATAIQRALAPGTAISAGTAPAFSLGEPAIAAEILRTAGFTSIDFAEVHEPVFYGLDVDAAYDALLGLQFIKDPLARANVDDDALQRLRDLVETHMSAEGVLFDSRAWIITAHKSTD, encoded by the coding sequence ATGGTGTTGAATTGCGCTGACTTTTACGACGCCGAACTGCGACGGCACAACGAGGTCTTTCGCGCTGCCGTTAGGGTTGGAAGGCGCGACCGCGTGCTCGATATTGGATGCGGTGCGGGACAATCCACTCGTGATGCTGCCTGCGTCGCTGTCGAAGGTAGCGTGCTTGGCATAGACCTGTCGCCGGAAATGCTCGAGACCGCCCGCCGGCGTAGCGGAGAGGAAGGGTTGCAGAACGTCATTTTTGAGCAAGGCGATGCGCAACGGCAGGCGTTTCCGTCTGCTAGTTTCGATCTGTGCATCAGTCGATTTGGAGTGATGTTCTTTGCCGATCCCGCGGCGGCGTTCGCCAACATCGGCCGGGCGATGCGACCAGGAGCGCGTCTGGTGTGGATGGTGTGGCAAAGCCAAGACCGCAACGAGTGGGCGACGGCCATTCAACGGGCGCTTGCACCGGGGACTGCCATATCGGCGGGTACTGCCCCCGCGTTTTCGCTTGGCGAGCCTGCCATCGCTGCGGAGATCTTGAGGACAGCTGGTTTTACTTCGATCGACTTTGCCGAGGTGCACGAACCGGTCTTCTACGGTCTGGACGTCGATGCGGCATATGACGCTTTGCTCGGCTTGCAATTTATCAAGGATCCGCTGGCCCGGGCGAATGTGGACGATGACGCGCTACAGCGGTTACGCGATTTGGTCGAAACGCACATGTCTGCGGAGGGTGTGCTGTTTGACTCGCGTGCATGGATCATCACTGCACATAAAAGCACAGATTAA
- a CDS encoding porin, whose amino-acid sequence MKRKTLLLASCAAIVSATAATAADAIIVAEPEPVEYVRVCDAYGAGFFYIPGTETCLKVSGYVRYDIRGGDDAYTGAERDTWSKRSRATLRFDARSETELGTLRSFVQTFIQFTNGSTASFLPHGYIELGGFRIGATDSQFTSWTNYAGDLINDDVVAYGPYSDAPTNQANYTFKGGNGFSAMFGLEQGSDGDFGYSDEELEKIYVIDDYMPHLVGGLKLEQDWGSIAAVAAYDALDESWAGKARIDMEFTEAISAFLMGGWQSDWDSNIGVNSYYANWEGDYALWAGFAAKLSDKATLNGQVAYEEYGNISAALNVRYKLVPGFDVIPEISYTSYNDDRGDPIEGRLRLQRNF is encoded by the coding sequence ATGAAACGCAAAACTCTTCTCTTGGCCTCATGCGCGGCGATTGTTTCGGCCACCGCCGCGACTGCGGCCGACGCGATCATCGTCGCTGAACCGGAACCCGTCGAATATGTTCGTGTCTGTGACGCCTACGGCGCAGGTTTCTTTTACATTCCCGGAACGGAGACCTGCCTGAAGGTCAGCGGTTATGTCCGCTACGATATCAGAGGGGGCGATGATGCGTATACGGGTGCTGAACGCGATACATGGTCCAAGCGTAGTCGTGCAACACTTCGCTTTGATGCGCGCTCCGAAACGGAATTGGGCACACTACGCTCCTTCGTCCAAACATTTATCCAGTTCACCAACGGGAGTACCGCCAGCTTCCTCCCGCACGGCTATATCGAACTCGGCGGCTTTCGCATCGGCGCGACGGATTCCCAGTTCACGTCCTGGACCAACTACGCTGGCGATTTGATCAACGACGACGTCGTTGCATATGGTCCGTATTCTGACGCTCCTACCAACCAGGCCAATTACACCTTCAAGGGTGGCAACGGCTTTTCAGCTATGTTCGGCCTGGAACAGGGCAGCGACGGCGACTTCGGCTATTCCGATGAGGAGCTCGAGAAAATCTACGTCATCGATGACTACATGCCCCATCTGGTTGGCGGTCTCAAACTGGAACAAGACTGGGGCTCCATTGCTGCCGTCGCCGCATATGACGCGTTGGACGAGTCCTGGGCGGGCAAGGCCCGCATTGACATGGAATTCACTGAAGCAATTTCCGCCTTTCTCATGGGCGGCTGGCAGTCCGACTGGGACAGCAATATTGGTGTGAACAGCTATTACGCCAACTGGGAAGGCGATTATGCTTTATGGGCCGGATTCGCCGCGAAACTGTCGGACAAGGCCACGTTGAACGGTCAGGTAGCATACGAGGAATATGGCAATATCTCCGCCGCCTTGAATGTGCGGTATAAGCTCGTCCCCGGTTTCGACGTTATTCCGGAAATCAGCTATACCAGCTACAACGACGACCGCGGCGATCCCATTGAGGGCCGACTTCGACTGCAACGCAATTTCTAG
- a CDS encoding LysR substrate-binding domain-containing protein, with product MCHAGSSEPAGEEPRSAARSQAFSSPSERTEADSRRRSASSHCVALVRQACRYARPGRGRPRSRIALRRRRGHLCHRLVAPAAGRFPTAISLYRLRLSTNNNRVDLAAEGLDFAIRFGSGAWHATDTIRLFDAPLSPLCIPRMAEALREPADLANCALLRSYRSDEWTSWFAAAGIHAPPQANKAIVFDSSLAMVEAALQGIGVALAPPSMFSRHLASGAIEQPFPTTISLGSYWLTRLQSRSQTPAMLAFSSWIRTTA from the coding sequence GTGTGTCACGCAGGCAGCAGTGAGCCAGCAGGTGAAGAGCCTCGAAGCGCGGCTCGGAGCCAAGCTTTTTCATCGCCTTCCGAGAGGACTGAAGCTGACAGCAGAAGGCGAAGCGCTTCTTCCCACTGTGTCGCTCTCGTTCGACAAGCTTGCCGATACGCTCGGCCGGGTCGAGGGCGGCCACGTTCGAGAATTGCTCTTCGTCGGCGCCGTGGGCACCTTTGCCATCGGTTGGTTGCTCCCGCGGCTGGCAGATTTCCAACAGCAATTTCCTTATATCGACTGCGATTATCGACGAACAACAATCGGGTTGATCTCGCTGCGGAGGGTCTCGATTTTGCCATCCGCTTCGGCAGCGGAGCCTGGCATGCCACGGATACGATCCGCCTCTTTGATGCACCATTGTCGCCGCTCTGCATTCCACGAATGGCCGAGGCACTGCGCGAGCCCGCCGATCTTGCCAATTGCGCGCTCTTGAGAAGCTATCGCTCGGACGAATGGACCAGCTGGTTCGCGGCTGCCGGTATTCACGCGCCACCCCAAGCCAACAAGGCGATCGTTTTCGATTCCTCCCTTGCGATGGTGGAGGCCGCCCTGCAGGGGATCGGTGTGGCGCTGGCACCGCCCTCGATGTTTTCAAGGCATCTCGCTTCGGGAGCAATCGAGCAACCCTTCCCGACGACCATTTCTTTGGGTAGCTATTGGCTCACCCGTCTTCAGTCCCGCTCGCAGACGCCGGCAATGCTGGCGTTTTCAAGCTGGATCAGGACAACGGCGTGA
- the ampC gene encoding class C beta-lactamase: MSLKFLAPIIATIFVSTTAMTSVHAAEDQRDVVEGWVNEAIRPVMKQRGIPGMAVGVVVDGKSYVFNYGRATKEGSKPVTDKTLFEIGSISKTFTATLATYAAASGYLALTDPAGRYVEALRGSPFGDVELLHLATHTPGGFPLQVPENIKNEQQLLKYFKEWQPAYLPGTHRTYANPSIGMLGYITAHSMKEDFATLVEQKLFRPMGMANSYINVPRDRMADYAQGYTKNGKPVRMTSAVLSSEAYGVRTMAADLIQFLKANMNLVPLDEKLRRAIRNTHAGYFRVGEMTQDLVWEQYDYPAELPALLEGNSQRTSRPALPVKRITPPLPPREDVLINKTGSTNGFGAYVAFVPQKRMGIVILANRFYPNEDRVKIADQLFAHFDNDPTGHD; this comes from the coding sequence ATGAGCCTGAAATTCTTGGCCCCGATCATCGCGACAATATTTGTTTCTACCACGGCAATGACCTCTGTTCACGCTGCGGAAGATCAACGAGATGTGGTTGAGGGCTGGGTGAACGAGGCCATACGGCCTGTCATGAAACAGCGCGGCATTCCCGGCATGGCCGTCGGGGTCGTTGTTGACGGGAAATCCTATGTTTTCAATTATGGGAGAGCAACGAAAGAGGGCAGCAAGCCGGTAACGGACAAAACGCTGTTCGAGATCGGTTCGATCAGCAAGACTTTCACGGCAACGCTCGCCACTTACGCGGCAGCCAGCGGATATCTCGCACTGACTGATCCGGCGGGCAGGTACGTTGAAGCACTACGCGGCAGTCCGTTTGGCGATGTGGAGCTTCTGCACCTTGCGACACACACACCGGGAGGGTTTCCGCTGCAAGTGCCGGAGAACATCAAGAACGAACAGCAGTTGCTGAAATATTTCAAGGAATGGCAGCCCGCCTATCTGCCCGGTACGCACAGGACCTATGCCAATCCCAGCATCGGCATGCTTGGCTACATAACGGCCCACAGCATGAAGGAGGATTTTGCTACGCTGGTCGAGCAGAAACTGTTTCGACCGATGGGTATGGCCAACAGCTACATCAACGTCCCTCGCGACAGGATGGCGGATTATGCGCAGGGTTATACGAAGAACGGCAAGCCCGTACGTATGACAAGTGCAGTCCTGTCATCGGAAGCTTACGGTGTGCGAACGATGGCGGCTGACCTGATCCAGTTCCTGAAGGCAAATATGAACCTCGTTCCGCTGGACGAGAAGTTGAGGCGCGCAATAAGGAATACGCATGCAGGCTATTTCAGGGTAGGCGAAATGACCCAGGACCTCGTATGGGAACAATATGACTATCCGGCCGAACTTCCCGCGCTGCTCGAAGGCAATTCCCAGAGGACTTCAAGGCCAGCGCTTCCGGTCAAGCGGATAACTCCTCCTCTTCCCCCGCGCGAAGACGTCCTCATCAACAAGACCGGATCGACGAACGGGTTCGGCGCCTATGTCGCTTTCGTTCCGCAGAAGCGGATGGGTATCGTGATCCTGGCCAACAGGTTCTACCCCAACGAAGACCGGGTGAAGATCGCTGATCAGCTCTTCGCCCACTTCGATAACGACCCTACGGGCCATGACTAA
- a CDS encoding efflux RND transporter permease subunit, with product MRFAHFFVDRPIFASVLSIVLLIVGGIAYTQLPVAQYPEIAPPTIVVRTSYPGADAETIANVVATPIEQEINGVEDMLYMSSYSTADGSMALTITFKLGTDLDKAQVLVQNRVSIAEPRLPEEVRRLGITTTKSSPDLMMVIHLLSPDNRYDQLYVSNYARSRIRDVLLRLDGVGDLTIFGEREFSLRIWLDPQKLAAYGMTSSDVVQALQEQNVQVSGGSIGGPPASGTNAFQYTVTTQGRFSDARQFRYVIVKATESGRLVQLQDVARVELGAKDYVTNSYLDGSPAVALGIFNRPGTNALETADIIKATMVDLAKDFPAGLTYDIVYNPTEFISESINEVYKTILEAVILVALVVLVFLQSWRTAIIPIVAIPVSLIGTLAFLLAFGFSLNMLTLFGLVLAIGIVVDDAIVVVENVERNLAAGMTPKQAAHVTMDEVGTAVIAISLVLIAVFVPTAFIPGITGQFYLQFAVTIAVATAISALNSLTLSPALAAIVLRPHEHATQPRNPLTRFGRTLANGFNTGFDKMASGYSRVVRGLVGSATGLIASLLVFVALLGATWYMATTVPRGFIPTLDQGYAIVVVQLPDGASLERTDAVIKRASEIVRKVPGVSNAVAFAGFNGATFTNASNSGVVFAPFEPFEERLKHGQTANAIIGQLFGSLQSIQEAFIIAVPPPSIRGVGNSGGFKMQLLDRDSSDMRRVLALAHQMMGEANQTPGLTGVFTTFSASSPQYFLEIDRDKARALNVPIPNIFETLSINLGTSYVNDFNAFGRVYQVRAQADQPYRMERSNILDLKVRSSTGALVPLGTLVDIRDTTGPSLVQRYNMYVSVPLQGNPAPGVSTGDALDKMEALATKTLPPGTTFNWTELAFQERSTGNTAIFIFGLSVIFVFLALSAQYESWVLPLAIILIVPLAVLAALIGVSLRGMDNNILTQIGLVVLIGLAAKNAILIVEFARQHEDDGATPVEAAIEASHLRLRPILMTAFAFIFGVVPLMIATGPGAEMRQSLGTAVFSGMLGVTFFGLFLTPVFYVALRSLRRKPKAVVETPARGF from the coding sequence ATGAGGTTCGCGCATTTCTTCGTCGACCGGCCTATCTTCGCATCCGTTCTTTCCATCGTCCTGCTGATTGTCGGCGGTATCGCCTATACGCAGCTTCCCGTGGCGCAATATCCGGAAATTGCTCCACCGACGATTGTAGTGCGCACCTCCTATCCAGGTGCCGATGCAGAAACCATTGCCAATGTGGTGGCGACTCCCATCGAGCAGGAAATCAACGGCGTCGAGGACATGCTGTATATGTCGTCCTATTCGACGGCCGACGGATCGATGGCGCTGACGATCACGTTCAAGCTCGGTACCGACCTCGACAAGGCGCAGGTCCTTGTGCAGAACCGCGTCTCGATCGCCGAGCCTCGCCTGCCTGAAGAGGTGCGGAGGCTCGGCATAACGACGACGAAGAGCTCACCGGATCTGATGATGGTGATTCACCTTCTGTCGCCGGACAATCGCTACGATCAGCTTTACGTTTCGAACTACGCCCGGTCGCGTATTCGCGACGTCCTGTTGCGGCTCGATGGCGTCGGTGATCTCACGATCTTTGGCGAGCGTGAATTCTCCCTGCGTATCTGGCTCGATCCCCAAAAGCTGGCGGCCTATGGCATGACGTCGAGTGATGTCGTCCAGGCCCTGCAGGAGCAGAATGTGCAGGTATCCGGCGGTTCCATCGGCGGACCACCTGCCTCCGGAACGAATGCCTTCCAGTATACGGTAACAACCCAAGGCCGATTCAGTGATGCGAGGCAATTCCGTTATGTAATTGTCAAGGCGACAGAAAGCGGACGGCTTGTACAGCTGCAGGATGTCGCACGCGTCGAACTTGGCGCGAAGGATTACGTGACCAACAGTTACCTTGACGGCAGTCCTGCGGTCGCTCTCGGCATTTTCAACCGCCCAGGCACGAATGCCTTGGAGACCGCCGACATTATCAAAGCGACGATGGTGGACCTCGCCAAGGATTTTCCAGCCGGACTAACCTACGACATCGTCTACAACCCAACGGAATTCATCTCGGAATCGATCAACGAGGTCTATAAGACCATTCTCGAAGCCGTAATCCTCGTTGCCCTGGTGGTGCTTGTCTTCCTGCAATCGTGGCGGACAGCAATCATTCCGATCGTCGCGATCCCCGTATCGCTTATCGGTACGTTGGCATTCCTGCTGGCTTTCGGCTTCTCGCTGAACATGTTGACGCTGTTCGGTCTGGTGCTTGCCATTGGTATCGTCGTCGACGATGCGATCGTTGTGGTCGAGAACGTCGAACGAAACTTGGCGGCCGGGATGACCCCGAAACAAGCCGCGCACGTGACGATGGATGAGGTTGGAACGGCTGTTATCGCCATCTCGCTGGTGCTGATCGCCGTTTTTGTGCCCACCGCATTCATTCCAGGCATTACGGGTCAATTCTATCTGCAATTTGCCGTGACAATTGCTGTCGCAACTGCGATCTCCGCGCTCAATTCATTGACGCTTTCGCCGGCGCTGGCAGCAATCGTTCTGCGTCCACATGAGCACGCTACGCAACCGCGAAACCCCTTGACCCGTTTTGGACGAACACTTGCAAACGGCTTCAATACCGGGTTCGACAAGATGGCGTCTGGATATTCGCGGGTTGTCCGGGGACTTGTTGGTTCTGCGACAGGCTTGATAGCCAGCCTTCTGGTTTTCGTGGCTCTCCTCGGGGCTACCTGGTATATGGCGACAACTGTGCCGCGCGGCTTTATCCCCACGCTGGACCAGGGTTATGCCATCGTCGTCGTCCAATTGCCCGACGGCGCATCACTGGAACGCACAGATGCAGTGATAAAACGTGCATCCGAGATCGTCAGGAAGGTCCCTGGCGTCAGTAATGCTGTCGCCTTCGCTGGCTTCAACGGCGCCACTTTCACAAATGCCTCAAACTCCGGCGTTGTCTTTGCGCCGTTTGAACCATTCGAGGAGAGGCTCAAACATGGCCAGACCGCCAACGCGATCATTGGCCAGCTGTTTGGCAGCCTGCAGAGCATACAGGAAGCCTTCATCATCGCCGTGCCACCGCCCTCCATCCGCGGCGTCGGCAATTCTGGCGGCTTCAAGATGCAACTGCTCGACCGTGACAGTTCCGATATGCGCCGGGTTCTCGCCCTCGCCCATCAGATGATGGGAGAGGCAAACCAGACGCCCGGTCTCACAGGCGTCTTCACAACATTCTCGGCATCGAGCCCGCAATACTTCCTCGAAATTGACCGCGACAAGGCGCGGGCACTCAATGTCCCGATACCGAACATCTTCGAGACATTATCGATCAACCTTGGCACCTCTTATGTCAACGATTTCAATGCTTTCGGGCGGGTTTATCAGGTTCGGGCGCAAGCTGACCAGCCGTATCGCATGGAACGTTCGAACATTCTCGATCTGAAGGTGCGCTCGTCAACCGGCGCGCTCGTGCCGCTCGGCACGCTGGTCGATATCAGGGATACGACCGGCCCCTCGCTGGTGCAACGGTACAATATGTACGTTTCCGTACCGTTGCAGGGCAACCCGGCTCCCGGCGTATCCACGGGCGACGCGCTCGACAAGATGGAAGCATTAGCGACGAAAACGCTACCACCCGGCACGACTTTCAACTGGACGGAACTCGCGTTCCAGGAACGCAGCACCGGCAACACGGCGATATTCATCTTTGGCTTGTCGGTAATCTTCGTCTTCCTTGCACTCTCGGCGCAATATGAAAGCTGGGTGCTACCGCTGGCGATCATCCTGATCGTTCCGCTGGCCGTGCTCGCCGCGCTCATAGGCGTCAGTCTGCGAGGTATGGACAACAATATCCTGACGCAAATCGGGCTTGTCGTCCTGATTGGCCTCGCCGCGAAGAACGCCATCTTGATCGTCGAATTCGCGCGTCAGCACGAGGACGACGGCGCTACGCCGGTGGAAGCCGCCATCGAAGCGAGCCACCTGCGTCTGCGTCCGATCCTGATGACAGCATTTGCCTTCATCTTCGGCGTTGTGCCGTTGATGATTGCAACGGGTCCAGGTGCAGAAATGCGCCAGTCGTTGGGTACGGCGGTGTTTTCCGGCATGCTCGGCGTCACCTTCTTCGGTCTGTTCCTGACACCGGTCTTCTATGTTGCGCTTCGCTCCCTCCGGCGCAAGCCAAAGGCGGTCGTCGAGACACCAGCGCGGGGCTTTTAG